A stretch of Planctomycetaceae bacterium DNA encodes these proteins:
- a CDS encoding efflux RND transporter periplasmic adaptor subunit, with product MPGILKRILIPVILAAGLIAALVYSQERGSELVVSGFVEADEIRVGSRVGGRIAAVHIEEGQQVSAGDVLLELDPFDLQERLAAAEHSLARAAANHRQLVDGFRTEEIAQARARRDQAKAVLEKMRNGPRPQEIAAAKAAVDLAQAELLLANQVYQRTESLFGRQAADQSDLDDAASKLKVATAKAQSNQEQLDLLQAGTRSEDIAAAEAQLEEAEQEVRLRESGSRPEDIRAAEAARDAAAAEADAIRQQLQELHVIAPLNATVDAFDLRSGDLLSPNAPAVALVDTSRLWIRAYVPENRLNLQIGEQVQVRIDSFPGRTFTGEVSFIARQAEFTPGNVQTPEERSKQVFRIKVTLVDGQDVLRPGMSADVVLSSGDS from the coding sequence ATGCCCGGCATTCTGAAGCGAATTCTGATTCCTGTGATCCTGGCGGCCGGGCTGATCGCCGCGCTGGTGTATTCGCAGGAACGCGGTTCGGAACTGGTCGTGTCCGGTTTTGTGGAAGCCGATGAGATTCGCGTCGGCTCGCGCGTCGGCGGGCGAATCGCGGCGGTTCACATTGAAGAAGGTCAGCAGGTCTCCGCCGGAGACGTGTTGCTGGAACTTGATCCGTTCGATTTGCAGGAACGCCTTGCGGCCGCGGAACATTCGCTGGCCAGGGCGGCAGCCAATCACCGGCAGCTTGTGGATGGTTTTCGAACGGAGGAGATCGCTCAGGCAAGGGCTCGCCGCGACCAGGCGAAGGCTGTTCTGGAAAAAATGCGAAACGGTCCTCGACCGCAGGAAATCGCCGCGGCAAAAGCGGCCGTTGATTTGGCGCAGGCGGAACTGCTGCTGGCCAACCAGGTGTACCAGCGGACGGAGTCTCTGTTCGGGCGGCAGGCGGCTGACCAGAGCGACCTGGACGACGCGGCTTCCAAACTGAAGGTCGCAACCGCCAAAGCGCAGTCAAATCAGGAACAGCTGGACCTGCTGCAGGCCGGAACGCGATCGGAAGACATCGCGGCCGCTGAAGCTCAGTTGGAAGAAGCCGAACAGGAAGTCCGGCTGCGCGAAAGCGGCAGTCGTCCCGAAGACATTCGCGCGGCGGAGGCGGCTCGTGATGCGGCCGCGGCCGAAGCTGATGCCATCCGTCAGCAGCTCCAGGAACTTCACGTGATTGCTCCGCTGAACGCGACGGTTGACGCCTTCGATCTTCGTTCAGGAGATCTGCTGTCGCCGAATGCTCCGGCCGTCGCACTGGTCGACACCAGCCGGTTATGGATCCGTGCCTACGTGCCGGAGAATCGCCTGAATCTACAGATCGGTGAACAGGTGCAGGTCCGCATCGACAGTTTTCCCGGCCGCACGTTCACGGGCGAAGTGTCATTTATCGCGAGGCAGGCGGAATTTACTCCCGGAAATGTCCAGACGCCCGAAGAACGTTCCAAGCAGGTCTTTCGAATCAAGGTCACACTTGTCGATGGTCAGGACGTGCTGCGTCCGGGAATGTCGGCGGACGTTGTGCTCAGCAGCGGAGATTCGTGA